The Plasmodium berghei ANKA genome assembly, chromosome: 12 genome contains a region encoding:
- a CDS encoding AP-3 complex subunit delta, putative: MNNSFIALIKDIKRDDSLKNVERNYQICINNLKDLEKKKQNDKIFPFNNVIKEKSYILLKLLYLQMFGKKIDKEHNFSVIEILTCNKYILKRRAFLFLNNINDNEDVIFLLINLYKKELYKENISNTLGTKTRVLNSLTNISTSIIKDNLIMLANTYNNYGNNGINSNIGPRNSTSTVKSGSNFVSKENDLSHFQFSNNIEKYYKIINTTLILNSISNICTDIMSNNLYNDIFMLLNSSFMYVRKKSIISFYRLVICNLDILHIFFDFIKKNFILLYNNECPSYDTLHNEEPGYVLKNNTSLCCLIINIIAEIFCTLEKHEKKNTHQNINDNINTESEIIYQFDKKEKKYSSKFVQSNSIGEHTHNDKTQQSNPMYLKKYLSFIPFIYNILNDRLHLIDNWRLIKIIKFINKLTKYENRIYKKFLSIIIHIFYTNKAQSVVYECFEFILFNYKNTYNLEINLDKYISGNEKNLNKQENNAQMNQNIMNRHENNEERYKQIESLNKNENINKENGNVQNESDTLLCYCFSHLIKYLYSDDKNIVYVCTKLYRSIFAISDLYNIFVKYNLMHDFSRHIFNNFEHKDITLRNNLLYIIYFLINKNNFENIIYNILAYIYKNNDQEYLDEYINVILKYGENNLKHLNNINLYIFILFYILCLKNHGTNIKILDQIHKINSQFSSTHISTNFLSSLFIITYGNFLISTILIRKEIGNNNCLPIDSIENNTKHNLSTLINEKNDIQENLENNEMDVDNPTLNDNPIYNCNDSTRAVKENDKKKLSINTRIYNFNETVENEVDYFFNNHNESLEKYDLFEYIISILKIEDKISYSKENTSKYININNMNIKCFDYLIYFISIYIQETYKEIKEFKSDNFLNIFFFSLYLFFIKFSTSSILWNVTKIFVFFSQYNKFSDLSFFYLSKLEKYIDYLIFKQNDMQNLDRSLILKHILALINSKQSTNTSIFYNYFDTKIEIENIETSFNYSIPFKYNDSFFLQTNNQNSDNTSNFQYVDKYHKTSKSQTFNDELDILLYKTKRCSNILKENNLLFLVHINNHFKLYYYITQDHILYLYIDCIKDETNINNIVLSLSANIIEYKTNIEKQEQFKLVNNQENYFFKFNQNYLNEQIQNIDDTQLEDNTNNQNINTNKKITKNEIKISDNIIDCLTMSIKFSTHFNYIKLMLSYSYNMESYETSSITIPYFPMTPFVLSLDEFKKIDKKKGKFRNTIHEINLEKEKDVRKVVFNYFVFLSEHINMFFFNIKNAYLNLKKNNDASDLRIILCTKRIDKQDGIILLINSNHTKIEHAKNDDKNENREGEDNDKNEAHLISYQIDIQINLLNSSQKEDELFLDYLNYYLSALFSKKINIDDIFSQF, translated from the exons ATGAACAACTCATTCATTGCTTTAATCAAAGACATAAAAAGAGATGACAGCTTAAAAAATGTGGAAAGAAACTAtcaaatatgtataaataatttaaaggatttagaaaaaaaaaaacaaaatgataaaatatttccatttaacaatgtaattaaagaaaaatcatatattttattaaaattattatacctTCAAATgtttggaaaaaaaatagataaaGAACATAACTTTTCAGTAATAGAAATATTAAcatgtaataaatatatattaaaaagacgagcctttttatttcttaacaatataaatgataatgaagatgttatatttttattaataaatttatataaaaaagagttatataaagaaaatatatctaaTACATTAGGAACAAAAACAAGGGTTTTAAACTCGTTAACAAATATTAGTACATCAATAATTAAAGATAATCTTATTATGCTAGCAAATACTTACAATAATTATGGAAATAATGGAATTAATTCAAACATAGGACCTCGAAATTCTACATCTACTGTAAAATCAGGTTCAAATTTTGTAtcaaaagaaaatgatttgtctcattttcaatttagtaataatatagaaaaatattataaaattattaacactacattaattttaaatagtATAAGCAATATTTGCACTGATATAATGagtaataatttatataatgatatatttatgttattaaaCAGTTCATTTATGTAtgtaagaaaaaaaagtataataaGTTTTTATAGGCTTGTTATTTGTAATTTAgatattttacatatttttttcgattttataaaaaaaaattttattttactatataataatgaatgtCCATCTTATGATACTTTACATAATGAAGAGCCCGGTTATGTtctgaaaaataatacatcGTTATGTTGCCtgattattaatattattgcTGAAATTTTCTGTACATTGGAaaaacatgaaaaaaaaaatacacacCAAAATATTAACGATAATATAAACACAGAGTCagaaataatttatcaatttgataaaaaagaaaaaaaatatagttcAAAATTTGTACAAAGTAATTCAATTGGTGAACACACACATAATGATAAAACCCAACAAAGTAATCCtatgtatttaaaaaaatatctttcttttattccatttatttataacattttgAATGATCGTCTACATTTAATAGACAATTGGAgactaataaaaattataaaatttataaataaattaacaaaatatgaaaatagaatatataaaaaatttctttccataattattcatatattttatacaaataaagCACAAAGTGTTGTTTATGAATGTTTTGagtttattttgtttaattataaaaatacttaCAATTTGGAAATTAATTtggataaatatatttcaggaaatgaaaaaaaccTGAACAAGCAAGAAAATAATGCACAAATGAaccaaaatattatgaacagacatgaaaataatgaggaacgttataaacaaatagaaagtttaaataaaaatgaaaacataAACAAAGAAAATGGAAATGTGCAAAATGAAAGTGATACATTATTATGTTATTGTTTTTcacatttaataaaatatttatatagtgatgataaaaacattgtatatgtatgtacAAAGTTATATCGATCTATATTTGCAATATCagatttatataatatttttgtaaaatataatttaatgcACGATTTTTCAAgacatatatttaacaattttGAACATAAAGATATAACATTAAGAAATaacttattatatattatatattttttaataaataaaaataattttgaaaatattatttataatatacttgcatatatatataaaaataatgatcaAGAATATTTagatgaatatataaatgttatattaaaatatggagaaaataatttaaaacatttaaataatattaatctatatatttttattttattttatattttatgtctTAAAAATCATggaacaaatataaaaatattagacCAAATACACAAAATTAATTCACAATTTTCTAGTACACATATATctacaaattttttaagttctctttttattattacatatggaaattttttaattagtacaatattaataagaaaagaaattggaaataataattgtttACCCATTGATAGTATAGAAAATAACACAAAACACAATTTGTCTActttaataaatgaaaaaaatgatatacaagaaaatttagaaaacAACGAAATGGATGTAGACAATCCTACCTTAAATGATAATCCGATTTACAATTGTAACGATTCGACAAGAGCtgtaaaagaaaatgacaaaaaaaaattatcaataAACACTAGGatttacaattttaatgaaaCTGTCGAAAATGAAgttgattatttttttaataaccATAACGAAAGTTTAGAAAAATACGATTTATTcgaatatattataagcatattaaaaatagaaGACAAGATAAGTTATAGCAAAGAAAATAcaagtaaatatattaatataaataatatgaatataaaatgttttgattatttaatatattttataagtatatatatacaagaaacatataaagaaataaaagaatttaaaagcgataattttttaaatatattttttttttcattatatttattttttataaaatttagtACTAGTAGTATATTATGGAATGTAACCaaaatttttgtatttttttcacaatataacaaattttctgatttatcttttttttatttatctaAATTAGAAAAGTATATAGATTATTTGATATTTAAGCAAAATGATATGCAAAATTTGGATAGatctttaattttaaaacatattttagcACTTATAAATAGCAAACAATCTACAAATACGTCaatattttacaattattttgacacaaaaatagaaatagAGAATATTGAAACATCTTTTAACTATTCAATtccatttaaatataatgattcattttttttacaaactAATAACCAGAATTCTGATAATACCTCTAATTTTCAATATGTTGATAAATATCATAAAACTTCCAAATCACAAACTTTTAACGACGAATTAgatattttgttatataaaaCTAAAAGATGTAGTAACATTTTGAAAGAAAATAACTTATTATTCCTTGTTCATATTAATAAccattttaaattatattattatataactcaagatcatattttatatctttatattGATTGTATTAAAGATGAAActaacataaataatattgttttgTCTTTATCTGCAAATATAattgaatataaaacaaatattgaaaaacaAGAACAATTTAAATTGGTGAATAACCaggaaaattatttttttaaatttaaccaaaattatttaaatgaacAAATTCAGAATATTGATGATACCCAATTAGAAGACAACACtaataatcaaaatattaatacaaataaaaaaataacaaaaaatgaaataaaaatttcaGATAATATTATTGACTGTTTAACTATGTcgataaaattttcaacacattttaattatattaaattgaTGCTTAGTTATTCCTACAATATGGAAAGTTACGAAACTTCGAGTATTACTATTCCATACTTCCCTATGACCCCGTTTGTTTTATCTTTGGATGAATTTAAGAAG attgataaaaaaaaaggtaaATTTCGAAATACTATtcatgaaataaatttagaaaaagaGAAAGATGTTCGAAAAGTggtttttaattattttgtttttttgtctgaacatataaatatgtttttttttaacatcaaaaatgcatatttaaatttgaaaaaaaataatgatgcTTCGGACCTTCGTATAATCCTATGCACCAAAAGGATCGACAAACAAg ATGGAATCATTCTACTAATAAACAGCAACCACACCAAAATCGAACATGCCAAAAATGACGATAAAAACGAAAACAGAGAAGGCGAAGacaatgataaaaatgaagcACATCTTATATCTTATCAAATTgatattcaaataaatttattaaattcatCACAAAAAGAAGATGAACTATTTCTGGACTacttaaattattatttatctgctttattttcaaaaaaaattaatatcgATGATATTTTCTCACAGTTCTAA